From Chryseobacterium gallinarum, one genomic window encodes:
- a CDS encoding energy transducer TonB, producing MADENVYGQNLTLDEIVFENRNKEYGAYDLRHQYPRLLTKSFIIGTALFLLAALSPFIYLTIKNLTAPPKQEVKADLVDIIEEEPIIEQPKEEEPPPPPPPPKEEEKIEVIQNVVPEPVKAPKIETPPPPISKQLETTTGLQNQEGVKAPAYTPPPPPPSTGTKASTVEVKPSNNPNEIYKDVDQSAEYPGGMGALRKFLGDNFDTSLMEGGEGTLKAKLKFVVEKDGTVSGVTIEEKSPNSDFNNEAVRVVKKLKKWTPAKRNGESVRSYYSVPFTMNFE from the coding sequence ATGGCAGATGAAAATGTATACGGTCAGAATCTTACTTTAGACGAGATTGTATTTGAAAATAGAAACAAGGAATATGGTGCCTATGATCTTAGACATCAGTATCCGAGACTTTTAACAAAGTCATTTATTATCGGAACAGCTTTATTCCTTTTGGCAGCTTTGTCTCCGTTCATCTATCTTACGATCAAAAATCTTACAGCGCCGCCTAAGCAGGAAGTAAAGGCAGATCTTGTAGATATTATCGAAGAAGAACCGATTATCGAGCAGCCTAAAGAAGAAGAACCACCTCCACCACCTCCACCACCAAAAGAAGAGGAGAAAATTGAGGTGATTCAGAACGTAGTTCCTGAGCCTGTAAAAGCTCCGAAAATTGAAACTCCGCCACCACCGATTTCTAAGCAGTTGGAAACTACAACTGGTTTACAGAATCAGGAGGGGGTAAAAGCTCCGGCTTATACACCACCGCCGCCACCACCATCTACTGGTACCAAGGCATCTACTGTGGAAGTAAAGCCAAGCAATAATCCTAATGAAATCTATAAAGATGTAGACCAGTCTGCAGAATATCCTGGAGGTATGGGGGCATTAAGAAAATTCTTAGGAGATAACTTTGATACTTCTCTAATGGAAGGAGGCGAAGGTACCCTTAAAGCTAAGCTTAAGTTCGTTGTAGAAAAAGACGGAACTGTTTCCGGGGTTACTATTGAGGAGAAATCTCCAAATAGCGACTTCAACAATGAAGCAGTGCGTGTAGTGAAGAAACTTAAAAAATGGACTCCTGCGAAAAGAAACGGGGAGAGCGTTAGATCTTACTATAGCGTACCGTTCACAATGAACTTTGAATAA
- a CDS encoding ExbD/TolR family protein, giving the protein MAEVQVQEKGGKGGKVRSKKQSTRVDMTPMVDLGFLLITFFMFTTTFSKPNVMDLGLPAKPKKDQPKPPPTEIKLSNSISILLGKDNRVFWHQQDATSLNDQTLMETTLDREGIRKVIQQAKSRAADQAKFTVIIKPTDDAVYKNFVDILDEMAITKSEQYGVTDVKPWEKAVYEKKVGGAAAPAATK; this is encoded by the coding sequence ATGGCAGAAGTACAAGTACAAGAAAAAGGCGGCAAGGGCGGCAAGGTCCGTTCCAAGAAGCAAAGTACGAGAGTCGATATGACTCCGATGGTGGACTTGGGTTTTCTATTGATTACCTTCTTTATGTTCACAACTACATTCAGTAAACCGAATGTTATGGACCTAGGTCTTCCGGCTAAACCTAAAAAGGACCAGCCGAAACCTCCTCCAACAGAAATTAAACTTTCTAACTCTATTTCTATCTTATTAGGAAAAGACAACAGAGTTTTCTGGCACCAGCAAGATGCCACATCTTTGAATGACCAGACTCTTATGGAAACTACTCTTGATAGAGAAGGAATTAGAAAAGTAATTCAGCAGGCAAAATCTAGAGCTGCAGATCAAGCGAAATTTACCGTGATCATTAAGCCAACTGACGATGCTGTATATAAGAACTTTGTTGATATTCTTGACGAAATGGCAATTACTAAGAGTGAACAATACGGTGTTACCGATGTGAAGCCTTGGGAGAAAGCTGTTTATGAAAAGAAAGTGGGTGGTGCTGCTGCGCCGGCTGCTACAAAGTAA
- a CDS encoding ExbD/TolR family protein — MARVKPKRHGVITDMTAMCDVAFLLLTFFILTTQFKKPDVEQIKPPSSISEKLLPDASLMTINATPDGKFYFQPVENASERVALLDKMGQKYGITFDNNQKAAFQKVQAIGVPMNQLKGYLDMSEDEQKNYKSPTGIPMDSTNKQLIDWVKESLSVNPDYKLAIKGDVTTQYPKVKSLFEGLRDIDFLKFWLITSQEGKPNE; from the coding sequence ATGGCGAGAGTCAAACCAAAAAGACATGGAGTAATTACGGACATGACTGCAATGTGTGACGTTGCGTTCCTACTCCTTACGTTCTTTATCTTGACCACTCAGTTTAAAAAACCTGACGTGGAGCAGATCAAACCGCCATCTTCAATTTCGGAAAAATTGCTTCCTGATGCTAGTTTAATGACTATCAATGCTACTCCGGACGGAAAATTCTATTTCCAGCCAGTAGAAAATGCATCAGAAAGAGTTGCTCTTTTGGATAAAATGGGACAAAAGTATGGTATTACTTTTGATAACAATCAAAAGGCTGCATTTCAGAAAGTTCAGGCAATTGGAGTTCCAATGAACCAGCTTAAGGGGTATTTGGATATGTCTGAAGATGAGCAGAAAAATTATAAGAGTCCTACAGGTATTCCTATGGACAGTACAAATAAACAGTTAATTGACTGGGTAAAAGAAAGTTTGAGCGTTAACCCTGACTACAAGTTGGCCATTAAAGGTGACGTTACCACTCAATACCCTAAAGTTAAAAGTTTATTTGAAGGTTTAAGAGATATTGATTTTCTTAAATTCTGGTTGATTACATCACAAGAAGGTAAACCTAACGAATAA
- a CDS encoding MotA/TolQ/ExbB proton channel family protein: protein MEMNVSKNDEQVVARKAGGLNPAVIIPILFAIGVCIYLFVLGSPGNFKDADKLGSGSVAFSSVEGKDIHPESFLGIIYKGGVIVPILITFMITVIVFSFERYFVLGKAAGKGNLDNFVVQVRSLLNQNKIDEAIEECDRQQGSVGNVVKEGLTTYKALAHDTTLNKEQKMVALNKAIEEATTLEMPMLEKNMMILSTLGTVATLVALLGTVIGMIKAFFALGSGGGTPDAAALSTGISEALINTALGIGTSAIAIILYNFFTSKIDGLTYKIDEISMSIQQSFAEFN from the coding sequence ATGGAAATGAATGTTTCAAAAAATGATGAGCAAGTAGTTGCTAGAAAGGCAGGAGGTTTAAATCCAGCTGTTATTATTCCTATTCTATTTGCTATAGGAGTATGTATTTATTTATTCGTTCTTGGTAGCCCAGGAAACTTTAAAGATGCAGATAAACTTGGAAGTGGATCTGTAGCCTTTTCAAGTGTTGAAGGAAAAGACATTCACCCAGAATCGTTTTTAGGGATTATCTACAAAGGAGGAGTAATCGTACCAATCTTGATTACTTTTATGATTACAGTAATCGTTTTCTCTTTTGAAAGATATTTCGTTCTTGGTAAAGCTGCTGGAAAAGGAAACTTAGACAACTTCGTTGTACAGGTAAGAAGCTTACTAAACCAAAACAAAATTGACGAAGCTATCGAAGAGTGCGACAGACAGCAAGGTTCTGTAGGTAACGTAGTAAAAGAAGGTCTTACTACTTATAAAGCACTTGCTCACGATACTACACTAAATAAGGAGCAGAAAATGGTAGCTCTTAACAAAGCTATCGAAGAAGCTACAACTCTTGAGATGCCAATGCTTGAGAAAAACATGATGATCCTTTCTACTTTAGGTACAGTTGCAACGTTAGTAGCACTACTTGGAACGGTAATCGGGATGATCAAAGCGTTCTTCGCATTAGGTTCAGGAGGTGGTACTCCGGATGCAGCTGCTCTATCTACAGGTATCTCTGAAGCCTTGATCAACACGGCTTTAGGTATTGGTACTTCAGCAATCGCTATTATCCTTTATAACTTCTTTACTTCTAAAATTGACGGATTAACTTATAAGATCGATGAGATCTCTATGAGTATCCAACAATCTTTCGCTGAATTCAACTAA